The Corallincola holothuriorum genome segment TCTTTCTCCCAGAGCGAGTATGGCGCGTAGAATGGGAAGTCTTGCACGCCTAACTGGATAATCCCTTGCTGAACGGGAGATTTAAGCTTTGATCCGGCGGCTGATTCAGCGATCCCACTGGCGAGGAATGTCAACAGCAGCGCTAGTTTGTACGGGCTAAAATTAACTAACTGCATTGGCTCGTTATTAATCCTGTTGGGATCTTACTTAATCTCTAACAATAGTTGATTTTGCACGTTGCAGAACAACAAATTACTCAACTGATTAATACGCTTGTTTTGGTCACATATCCGTATATTGCGGTCCTGATCCACCCTCCGGGGTGACCCACTGAATATTCTGGGAAGGGTCTTTAATATCACAGCACTTACAGTGCAGGCAGTTTTGACTATTGATAACAAAGTTGGTTTTGCCGTCGATCTGTTGTACTTCATATACGCCAGCGGGGCAGTAGCGTTGTGCTGGTTCGTTGTAACTGCTGAGGTTTACGTTGATCGGGATACTGTCGTCCGTGAGTTGCAGATGATTTGGCTGGTCATGGTCGTGATTTAGATTGGACAAAAACAGTGATGCCGTACGACTGAAGGTGATGGTTTTATCGGGCTTTGGATAGTTGATAGGCGGCGCATCAGCCGCGGTTAGCATATGTTCATGATCATGGCTTTGGTCGCGGCTATGCCAAAAAAGGTGTCCGTTCAGCAGATTTTGTTCTAACCAATTTAGCGCCCCGCCTGCCAGTAGCCCAAAACGATGTAGGTTAGCGACACTGTTGCGATGGCAATAAAGTGATCTGCCTAACCACGAGTTTTCGACCCGACTGTCGAAATCTGTGATTGTATGGTTCGTCGCTGTGTTCTCTGTTGCCTCTGCAGCCCCTTTAGTTGCAGCCCCTTTAGTTGCGGCGGCTGCGATAGCTTCGGCGGCTAACATGCCGGACTTCATCGCAGTATGGGAGCCTTTAATACGTGCAGCATCTAATGTGCCCGCATCGCAGCCGATCAACATACCGCCAGGGAAGCTCATTTTCGGCAATGAATGCCAACCACCTTTTGCAATGGTGCGGGCGCCGTAGCTCAGACGTTCGCCCTCTGCGAGCAGATGATTGAGCATCGGGTGGCGCTTAAACTGTTGAAACTCTTCAAATGGATCCAGGTGCGGATTCTGATAGTTAAGGTCGACGATTAACCCGATATATACCTGCTGGTTCTCGCCGTGATAGATAAAGCCGCCGCCGTTCGCTTTGTGGCCACTGCCCTCAGTCAGTGGCCAGCCGAAGGTATGTTGGGTTAGCCCTGGTTGGTGCTTGTCTTTACTGACGCGCCATACTTCTTTAAAGCCAAGGGCGTAATGCTGCGGATCTTTGCCTGCATCCAGCGCAAACCTATTTACGACCTGTTTGCCTAAGTGACCTCGGCAGCCTTCTGCCAGCAGGGTATAAGGGGCAAGGATCTCCATCCCTAACATGCC includes the following:
- a CDS encoding electron transfer flavoprotein-ubiquinone oxidoreductase; the encoded protein is MQREQMSFDLLIVGAGPAGLSAAIRAKQLQPEMNICVLEKGPEVGAHILSGAVFDPIALQELFPGELWRQAPLGLSVNQDQLLRLSQTASKLMPEWTVPKALHNDGCKILSLGKLCRWLAEQAQALGVDIFPGFSAHQLKYEGEQVVGVITGDMGRDKQGELKPGGMLGMEILAPYTLLAEGCRGHLGKQVVNRFALDAGKDPQHYALGFKEVWRVSKDKHQPGLTQHTFGWPLTEGSGHKANGGGFIYHGENQQVYIGLIVDLNYQNPHLDPFEEFQQFKRHPMLNHLLAEGERLSYGARTIAKGGWHSLPKMSFPGGMLIGCDAGTLDAARIKGSHTAMKSGMLAAEAIAAAATKGAATKGAAEATENTATNHTITDFDSRVENSWLGRSLYCHRNSVANLHRFGLLAGGALNWLEQNLLNGHLFWHSRDQSHDHEHMLTAADAPPINYPKPDKTITFSRTASLFLSNLNHDHDQPNHLQLTDDSIPINVNLSSYNEPAQRYCPAGVYEVQQIDGKTNFVINSQNCLHCKCCDIKDPSQNIQWVTPEGGSGPQYTDM